The stretch of DNA CCGGATCGTTATACGTGGTGCTGGTGATGCCGGTCGGGCCATCGGTGGCGCCGAAGTAGCGCTCGGCCAGCGTCGGCGCGCGGAAGCCGGTGCCGGCCGAACCGCGCAGCATGACCCACTCCGCCGGCTTGTAACGGAAGCTGGCTTTCGGATTGGTGGTGGCGCCGAAGTCGCTGTAGCGGTCGGTGCGCACGGCCAGGTCGACGTCCAGCGCCTTGGTGATCGGGAAGTCGAGCTCGGCATAGACCGCCGCCACGTTGCGCGAGGCGCTCTGGTTGGTCGCTGCGGTATTGCCGGTCTGGCCGCCGGACAGCGCCACCGTGGCCGGAATCGAGTTATACGAGAAGTCGTGATACACGCTGCCGCCGACCGCCAGCGAGACCGCGCCCCCGGGCAGCGTCATCAGCTCGCGGCTGCCGCTCAGGTCGACGCCGTTCATGCGCGTCAGGCCGGCGTTGGCGGTCTGGCCGTTGGTGGAGATGCTGCTCAGGTAATCCTTGCCATCCTGGTCTTGCAGGCCGAACGGATTCAGCTGGCCATTGGCGACGCCAGCCAGCAAATCGTAGCTGTTGACGAAGCCGGAACGGAAGCTGGTACGGGTGCTGTACAGCGCGGACCAGAAGCTGGCCTTGTAATCCCAGGCGCCCAGGTGCCCTTCGTCGTCCACCGTCAGGCGGGTGGTTTCCGTTTTGTAGTCCAGCACGGTCGGGCCGAGGTCGCCGTACAGCGACCAGGCCAGCGTCAGCTTCTGGTTGGTAATGCCGGGCATGGCCGGGACGATGCCCTTGCCCGGATAATATTTGCTGTTCGGGCCGATGGTCAGCGCCGGAAAGTTAGCGATTGACGGGTTGATGCCGAAGGTCGGATTTTTCACCGGACGGTTGTAGATCGACGAATACAGCAGCGAGGCCGACAGCTTGTGATCCTCGCCCAGCATCAGCGTCCCCTTGGTGAACAGCGAGGCTTCCTGGCTTTCCTTGGTCAGCGCCAGGCTGTTGGCGGTGTAGCTGGCCGTGCAGGTATTGTTCAGGCCGGGACTGGAATACGGCGCCAGGCAGCCGCTCGCGTAGTAGGGATTGCCGCCGATGGTGATATTGCCGACCTTGGTCGAGCCGTCCGCCAGCGTGACGTTGGCCGGTATCGCATTGCCGCCCTTGGTCAGCTTGGGCGGCGGGAAGCCGGCGCTGGCCAGGCGCGCGTCCGAGGTGATATTCGGCCGCGCCGATTGCGGCAGCGCATTCTGGTTATTGATGTCGCCGGTAACGTAGACGTTCCAGCCGTCGGTGCTCAGGTTGCCCTTGCCGGCGATGAAGCTCAAGCCGGTCGATTCGCCGCCGCCACTCTTGCTCGGCGCACTGCCCTTCAGCGTCAGCGAAGCGCCGGTGTAGGATTTTTTGGTGACGAAGTTGATCACGCCGCCAATCGCGTCACTGCCGTAGATGGACGAGGCGCCATCGCGCAGCACCTCGGTGCGGTCGAGCGCGCTGACCGGAATGCTGTTCGGATTGATCGGCACGTCGTTCAAGCGTTTGCCGTCCAACAGCACCAGCGTGCGCGAGGTGCCGATGCCGCGCATATTGGCGCTGTTGCCGACGCCGGAGGTGGTGTTCGGCACGTAATCGGAGGCGGTCGACATCGACATCAGGATATCGTCGATGGTCACCATGCCCTGCGCCAGCCAGTCTTCCGCCTTGACCACGGTGACCGGCAAGGCCTGGTCGGCCACCGCGCGCTTGATGCTGGAACCGGTAATTTCCACTTTTTGCATGGTGTCATCCTGCTGAGCCTGGGCGACAGCGGACATGCTTAACAATGCCAGCGCGACTGCGGCCGGCAAGCGGCGTGGCAGCATGAGGTGGGTAGTCTTGTGATTCAAGTTTGTCTCCATTTTTATAGTTCGGGAATTACCAAAGTACGGGTTGGCGGATGAAGAAATTGCGAATGACTTCTTCCACCGTCGAATCGGCGGGCAAGCTGGCCCACAAGGCCAGGTAGTCCGGTTTGCCGAGCGCGCGGCCGGCAAACAACAAGCTGGTCTGGCGCATCGGCCATTCCTTGTCATACATGACGTCCGGCGGCAACGGCCACTTGCCTTTGTCGCGGATGTAGGGCGCCATCCAGGCGACGGCCTTGGCCATGCTCCTGCCGTCCGGCGTGGCGTAGGTCCACAAGTTATCCTGGGGCGTCGACAGGATCTGGCACAGCGCGGCGAGTGCTTCCAGGTCGAACAGCGCGTAACCGTAAGGCTTGGTGCGTTTCAGCTCCAGCGGCAGGCTGCCGTCGGCGGCCAGCTGGGTCGGCAACAGCACCGTCTTGAAACGTTCGCGGGCATACGCCAGCAGTTGCTGGTCGCCGGTCAGATGGGCGAAGGCGGCGACTTGCAGCAGCCAGCACGAACCATGGTTGTTTTTGGCGTCGCGCTCTTCCTGGCCGTTCTTGCTGGTGGTGAGCCACCGAAGATAGTCGGTGAACCAGCGCTTGATTTGCCCTTGTTCTTCGGCGGACAAGACGTCGCTGGTTTGCAGCACCTCGATGGCGCGCGCCACTTCGACCAGGTGCACGGTATCGATGATACCGATCCCTCGGCCGGTGGTCTTGCCGGAAATCGCCTGCGCATACTGCAGATTAGGATTGAGCCGCGTGGCAGGATCGATAAACCAGGCGCGCAAGTGAGCTGCGGCGTGCTGCGCATAGCGACGCTCGCCCGAGATCTTCCACGCCGCCACCAGGGCAGGCACTTGCACCGAGAACCCTACCAGCGCACGCCGGTGGGCGACGAAGTTGTCGGGATTGGTCAGACCGTCACGCTGGATATACGGGCCACCCGGATGCGCTGGATCGGGCCACCAATAGTCGCCTTCCGAGTAAAAGTCGTGCAGCCCGCCGCTGCTGCGCGAACTGGAAAAGGCGGTAATCGTCACCGGCGCTTGCGCCAAGGCGGCGTCTGCGGCTTGCAGGATGCGCTGTCGGTCCAGCGTGGCGATATCAGGCGGCTGTGCTTGCGCGGCGCAGGCCAGACTTGCCAGTGCTAACAAAATACCAAGCAATTTGTGAAACATGTTTCCGCCTGCGTGAAATCGTTTAACTCTATTATCAAGAGCTATTTTCGATGTTTTTCTATATTTTAGTAAAACGTTTAACTTAGTATATAGAAAAACGGCAGGCGGCGT from Duganella dendranthematis encodes:
- a CDS encoding TonB-dependent receptor domain-containing protein — protein: MNHKTTHLMLPRRLPAAVALALLSMSAVAQAQQDDTMQKVEITGSSIKRAVADQALPVTVVKAEDWLAQGMVTIDDILMSMSTASDYVPNTTSGVGNSANMRGIGTSRTLVLLDGKRLNDVPINPNSIPVSALDRTEVLRDGASSIYGSDAIGGVINFVTKKSYTGASLTLKGSAPSKSGGGESTGLSFIAGKGNLSTDGWNVYVTGDINNQNALPQSARPNITSDARLASAGFPPPKLTKGGNAIPANVTLADGSTKVGNITIGGNPYYASGCLAPYSSPGLNNTCTASYTANSLALTKESQEASLFTKGTLMLGEDHKLSASLLYSSIYNRPVKNPTFGINPSIANFPALTIGPNSKYYPGKGIVPAMPGITNQKLTLAWSLYGDLGPTVLDYKTETTRLTVDDEGHLGAWDYKASFWSALYSTRTSFRSGFVNSYDLLAGVANGQLNPFGLQDQDGKDYLSSISTNGQTANAGLTRMNGVDLSGSRELMTLPGGAVSLAVGGSVYHDFSYNSIPATVALSGGQTGNTAATNQSASRNVAAVYAELDFPITKALDVDLAVRTDRYSDFGATTNPKASFRYKPAEWVMLRGSAGTGFRAPTLAERYFGATDGPTGITSTTYNDPVLCPGGSPGATTGGTALPGYNPSTVCNARQPINTGANPQVGPERSKTFNLGVVFTPTRSLLVSLDYFRVQLRDSIGQLTQPTLFQNPAYANLFVRDPKGNLLYIDDRLTNMGGVRTDGIDLTTTYNFPKTRWGQFGVQLDGTYVHEFETQVDRNGAWISSVNKFGPLDANVMNFRWKYGASAKWISANGNWTSTLNQQYKQSFEDRNSGTAYHVIDQYTVYNWSVQYNGYKQWSLMVGVNNLFDRDPPAANYRGEGYSSGEASPVGRTYRARATFNF
- a CDS encoding alginate lyase family protein; the protein is MFHKLLGILLALASLACAAQAQPPDIATLDRQRILQAADAALAQAPVTITAFSSSRSSGGLHDFYSEGDYWWPDPAHPGGPYIQRDGLTNPDNFVAHRRALVGFSVQVPALVAAWKISGERRYAQHAAAHLRAWFIDPATRLNPNLQYAQAISGKTTGRGIGIIDTVHLVEVARAIEVLQTSDVLSAEEQGQIKRWFTDYLRWLTTSKNGQEERDAKNNHGSCWLLQVAAFAHLTGDQQLLAYARERFKTVLLPTQLAADGSLPLELKRTKPYGYALFDLEALAALCQILSTPQDNLWTYATPDGRSMAKAVAWMAPYIRDKGKWPLPPDVMYDKEWPMRQTSLLFAGRALGKPDYLALWASLPADSTVEEVIRNFFIRQPVLW